From Polaribacter butkevichii, a single genomic window includes:
- a CDS encoding DUF1501 domain-containing protein, translated as MKRRDFLKQTTFASGMFFVPQFLKAFENNSMKSFSNKKVVIIQLKGGNDGLNTVVPFNNDIYYQQRSNIAIKQNDLFKISDEVGLHKSLQPLQDLYNKGFVSIINNVGYPNPNLSHFRATDIWQTASDSNEYLQNGWVGRYLDYTKGNPYSAIEVDESLSLMLKGKTQNGLAITDPKMFYNSMRAPFFNNVVANYKDAHLSEHNLGYLYNTMIDAKSSAKHIYEQSNTKNTFAEYPKNIFGKQLKTISQFINSGLETQVYYAGLSGFDTHANQAGTQERLLKIYAESMEVFINDLQKNNAFDDVLILTFSEFGRRVKQNESKGTDHGTANNVFVMGKNLKKQGLYNDLPDLGNLDKNGNLTYEIDFREIYATILDKWLQVDDVAILNKSFSKLGFV; from the coding sequence ATGAAACGTAGAGATTTTTTAAAACAGACAACTTTTGCTTCGGGGATGTTTTTTGTGCCTCAGTTTTTAAAGGCTTTCGAGAACAATTCTATGAAATCTTTTAGCAATAAGAAAGTAGTCATTATTCAGTTAAAAGGAGGGAATGATGGTTTAAATACGGTTGTGCCTTTTAACAACGATATTTATTATCAACAAAGAAGTAACATCGCCATAAAACAAAACGATTTATTTAAAATTTCTGATGAAGTTGGATTGCATAAAAGTCTACAACCTTTGCAGGATTTGTACAATAAAGGCTTTGTAAGCATCATAAACAATGTTGGGTATCCAAACCCTAATTTATCACATTTTAGAGCTACAGACATTTGGCAAACCGCTAGTGATAGTAATGAGTATTTGCAAAATGGTTGGGTAGGTCGTTATTTAGATTACACCAAAGGAAATCCTTATAGTGCAATTGAAGTTGATGAAAGTTTGTCTTTAATGTTAAAAGGAAAAACCCAAAATGGATTGGCAATTACAGATCCAAAAATGTTTTATAATTCTATGCGTGCACCATTTTTTAATAACGTGGTTGCTAATTATAAAGATGCACATTTAAGTGAGCACAACTTGGGGTATTTGTACAATACCATGATTGATGCAAAATCATCTGCAAAACATATTTACGAGCAAAGTAATACCAAAAACACATTTGCAGAATACCCAAAAAATATTTTTGGAAAACAACTAAAAACCATATCTCAATTTATAAATTCTGGTTTAGAAACACAGGTTTATTATGCAGGTTTAAGTGGGTTTGATACACATGCAAACCAAGCAGGCACACAAGAAAGATTGCTAAAAATATATGCAGAAAGTATGGAGGTGTTTATTAATGATTTGCAAAAAAATAATGCTTTTGATGATGTCTTGATTCTTACTTTTTCTGAATTTGGTAGACGCGTAAAACAAAACGAATCTAAAGGGACCGATCATGGTACCGCAAATAATGTTTTTGTAATGGGAAAAAACTTAAAGAAACAAGGTTTGTATAATGATTTGCCAGATTTAGGAAACTTAGATAAAAATGGAAACCTTACATATGAGATAGATTTTAGAGAAATTTACGCAACTATTTTAGACAAATGGCTACAAGTAGATGATGTAGCTATTTTAAATAAATCATTTTCTAAATTGGGGTTTGTTTAA
- the atpG gene encoding ATP synthase F1 subunit gamma, whose product MANLKEIRNRITSIKSTMQITSAMKMVSAAKLKKAQDAITAMRPYSSKLTELLQNLSATLDSDAGGVYSTQREVSKVLLVVVTSNRGLCGGFNSSITKEVIKTVKEKYSNVEVDLLTIGKKGGDVLAKQFNIVESRNHIYDDLTFDNVAVIAEELMSFYANGTYDRIEVFYNQFKNAATQIPQIEQFLPIKPIEGGDADAVNSDYIFEPSKEEIVEALIPKSLKTQLYKAIRDSFASEHGARMTAMHKATDNATELRDELLLTYNKARQAAITNEILEIVGGAEALNN is encoded by the coding sequence ATGGCAAACTTAAAAGAAATACGTAATAGAATTACTTCTATTAAATCTACAATGCAGATTACATCTGCCATGAAAATGGTATCTGCTGCAAAGTTGAAAAAAGCACAAGATGCAATTACGGCAATGCGCCCTTATTCATCTAAACTAACTGAATTGTTGCAAAATTTAAGTGCAACTTTAGATAGTGATGCAGGTGGTGTATATTCAACTCAAAGAGAAGTTTCTAAAGTTTTATTAGTTGTAGTAACTTCTAACAGAGGTTTATGTGGTGGTTTTAACTCATCAATAACCAAAGAAGTTATTAAAACGGTAAAAGAAAAATATAGTAATGTTGAAGTAGATTTACTTACTATTGGTAAAAAAGGTGGTGATGTTTTGGCAAAACAATTTAATATTGTTGAATCTAGAAATCATATCTACGACGATTTAACTTTTGATAATGTTGCAGTAATTGCAGAAGAGTTAATGAGTTTTTATGCCAATGGAACTTATGATAGAATTGAAGTTTTTTACAATCAATTTAAAAACGCAGCAACTCAAATACCTCAAATAGAACAATTTTTGCCAATTAAACCTATAGAAGGAGGAGATGCTGATGCAGTAAACTCTGATTATATATTTGAACCTTCTAAAGAAGAAATTGTAGAAGCTTTAATACCAAAGTCTTTAAAAACACAATTATACAAAGCTATTAGAGATAGTTTTGCTTCTGAACACGGTGCACGTATGACTGCAATGCATAAGGCTACAGACAACGCAACAGAATTAAGAGACGAATTATTATTAACTTATAATAAAGCTCGTCAGGCAGCAATTACTAATGAAATATTAGAAATTGTTGGTGGAGCAGAAGCTTTAAATAACTAA
- a CDS encoding YitT family protein: protein MKAFLANIIIKTTLKFKDKKKYPKGSPSEYKLAKRYRELLVTFKRNFKNVVLIVIGIFSASFGFKGFLLTNDFIDGGATGISLLIAAVTGIPLYILIIGINVPFVFLGYKIMGKQFAIKTALAITGLALCVAIVPFPNVTDDDLLVAIFGGFFLGAGIGLAIRGGAVIDGTEVLAIYLSRKFGATIGDIIILINVFIFSFAAYLLSIEVALYSMITYMAASKTLDFIIEGIEEYIGVTIISSQSNRIREMIVEKLGRAVTIYKGEGGYAKHGVSKEMDIIYTVITRLEVNKLNTEIEKIESNAFIIMNSIKDIKGGMIKKRPLH from the coding sequence ATGAAAGCATTTTTAGCAAACATTATTATTAAAACCACGTTAAAGTTTAAAGACAAAAAAAAATATCCAAAAGGAAGCCCTTCTGAATATAAATTAGCCAAAAGATATAGAGAACTTTTGGTAACCTTTAAACGGAATTTTAAAAATGTAGTACTTATAGTAATTGGTATTTTTTCTGCCTCTTTTGGTTTTAAAGGCTTTTTGCTAACAAACGATTTTATTGATGGTGGTGCTACGGGTATTTCTTTATTAATAGCTGCCGTTACCGGAATTCCGCTTTATATTCTCATTATTGGTATTAATGTTCCCTTTGTGTTTTTAGGATATAAAATTATGGGAAAACAATTTGCTATAAAAACAGCTTTGGCAATTACTGGGCTAGCTCTTTGTGTGGCAATTGTTCCTTTTCCTAATGTTACAGATGATGATTTATTGGTTGCAATTTTTGGTGGTTTTTTTCTTGGAGCAGGAATAGGACTTGCAATTAGAGGGGGTGCAGTAATTGATGGTACAGAGGTCTTAGCCATTTACCTAAGTAGAAAGTTTGGTGCAACCATTGGCGATATCATTATATTAATTAATGTTTTCATTTTCTCTTTTGCAGCCTATTTACTTTCTATAGAAGTGGCTCTTTATTCTATGATAACCTATATGGCAGCCTCAAAAACCTTAGATTTTATAATTGAAGGAATCGAAGAATACATTGGCGTTACTATTATTTCATCACAAAGTAATAGAATAAGAGAAATGATTGTAGAAAAGCTAGGTAGAGCTGTTACTATTTATAAAGGAGAAGGTGGTTACGCTAAACATGGTGTTAGTAAAGAAATGGACATTATTTACACCGTAATTACACGTTTAGAGGTAAATAAACTAAATACAGAAATAGAAAAAATAGAATCAAATGCTTTTATCATTATGAATAGTATAAAGGATATAAAAGGAGGGATGATTAAAAAAAGACCTTTGCATTAA
- the atpH gene encoding ATP synthase F1 subunit delta: MKNARAAIRYAKAILNLAKDSKEETAVNDDMLFITKTISENAEFEVMLRSPIVKATDKRNVLNALFEGKVNNITLGLFHLLQDNKRIAMLASIAKQYALIYDFDKHMQVAKVTTAVPLTADIEKQILEKIVALTGDKANLENVVNPAILGGFILRVGDVQYDASISNYLNELKKEFDNSHYIPKI; this comes from the coding sequence ATGAAAAACGCAAGAGCAGCAATACGTTATGCAAAAGCAATTTTAAACCTTGCTAAAGATTCTAAAGAAGAAACTGCCGTAAATGACGATATGTTATTTATAACAAAAACAATTTCTGAAAACGCTGAGTTTGAAGTAATGTTAAGAAGTCCTATTGTTAAAGCTACTGATAAAAGAAATGTGTTAAACGCATTATTTGAAGGTAAAGTTAACAATATTACTCTTGGGTTATTTCATTTATTACAAGATAATAAAAGAATAGCAATGCTTGCTTCTATAGCAAAACAATATGCTCTAATTTATGATTTTGATAAACACATGCAAGTTGCTAAAGTAACAACAGCTGTTCCTTTAACTGCAGATATCGAAAAACAAATTTTAGAAAAAATTGTTGCCTTAACAGGAGACAAAGCAAATTTAGAAAACGTGGTAAACCCTGCTATTTTAGGAGGATTTATATTACGAGTTGGAGATGTGCAATATGATGCAAGTATCTCTAATTATTTAAACGAATTGAAAAAGGAATTTGACAACAGTCATTACATTCCAAAAATTTAA
- a CDS encoding SDR family NAD(P)-dependent oxidoreductase — protein sequence MKQTAFITGATSGIGKATAEIFAKNNIRLILCGRRTDRLTKLKEELSKLTEVTTLQFDVSDRTSVETAINSLPENFKKIDILINNAGNAHGLSSIQDGSIDDWDAMIDINVKGLLYVSKAIIPQMTDRNNGFIVNIGSIAGKDVYPNGNVYCASKHAVNALNKAMRIDLNKHNIRVSAIHPGAVETEFSEVRFKGDTEKAKSVYAGYKALQADDIADIIYFVISRPYHVNIEDLVVYPTAQATPTILNRN from the coding sequence ATGAAACAAACAGCATTTATAACCGGAGCAACTTCTGGAATAGGAAAAGCAACAGCAGAAATTTTTGCAAAAAATAATATTCGTTTAATTCTTTGCGGAAGAAGAACAGATAGATTAACAAAGCTTAAAGAAGAATTAAGCAAACTTACCGAGGTAACCACTTTACAGTTTGATGTTTCCGATAGAACATCTGTAGAGACTGCCATAAATTCATTACCAGAAAATTTTAAGAAAATTGATATTTTAATAAACAATGCAGGAAATGCACATGGTTTATCTAGCATACAAGATGGATCTATTGATGATTGGGATGCAATGATAGATATTAACGTAAAAGGTCTTTTATACGTTTCTAAAGCTATCATTCCACAAATGACGGATAGAAACAACGGTTTTATTGTTAATATAGGCTCTATTGCAGGAAAAGATGTGTATCCTAACGGAAATGTATATTGTGCTTCTAAACATGCCGTAAATGCCTTAAATAAGGCGATGAGAATAGATTTAAACAAACATAACATTCGTGTGTCTGCAATTCATCCTGGGGCAGTAGAAACAGAATTTTCTGAAGTTCGTTTTAAAGGAGACACCGAAAAAGCAAAATCTGTGTATGCTGGTTATAAAGCTTTGCAAGCTGATGATATTGCCGATATTATTTACTTTGTTATATCTAGACCTTACCATGTTAATATTGAAGATTTAGTGGTATACCCAACAGCACAGGCAACACCTACAATTTTGAATAGAAATTAA
- a CDS encoding aldehyde dehydrogenase family protein produces MTDFGIQEALQELGLKAINNGTSTGSHNFSSGELIESYSPVDGKLIGKVKTTTKEDYEKVMEAATKAFLSFRNIPAPQRGEIIRQFGNKLREKKAALGKLVSYEMGKSYQEGLGEVQEMIDICDFAVGLSRQLNGQTIPSERPGHVMREQWHPIGVVGIISAFNFPVAVWAWNTALAWICGDVCVWKGSEKAPLCTVACQNIITEILKENNLPEGISCIINGDYKVGEMMTTDTRIPLISATGSTKMGRIVGATVAQRFGKFLLELGGNNAIIITPTADLKVVVPGAVFGAVGTCGQRCTSTRRLIIHESVYDKVRDAIVGAYKQIKIGNPLDENNHVGPLIDKDAVNTYLAAIEKAKAEGGTILVEGGVLEGKGYESGCYVKPAIIEAENHFEIVQHETFAPILYLMKYSGEVENAIDQQNGVAQGLSSAIMTNELKEAEKFLSYSGSDCGIANVNIGTSGAEIGGAFGGEKETGGGRESGSDAWKVYMRRQTNTVNYSDELPLAQGIKFDL; encoded by the coding sequence ATGACAGACTTTGGAATACAAGAAGCTTTACAAGAATTAGGTTTAAAAGCTATCAATAATGGGACTTCTACAGGATCTCATAATTTTTCTAGTGGCGAATTGATAGAAAGTTACTCTCCTGTTGATGGAAAGTTAATTGGAAAAGTAAAAACAACTACAAAAGAAGATTATGAAAAAGTGATGGAAGCTGCCACAAAAGCATTTCTATCATTTAGAAATATTCCTGCGCCACAAAGAGGAGAAATTATTCGTCAGTTTGGTAATAAATTAAGAGAAAAGAAGGCAGCACTTGGTAAATTAGTTTCTTACGAAATGGGAAAAAGTTACCAAGAAGGTTTAGGTGAGGTGCAAGAGATGATAGACATCTGTGATTTTGCTGTAGGTTTATCTCGTCAATTAAACGGACAAACAATTCCGTCTGAAAGACCAGGGCATGTAATGAGAGAACAATGGCACCCAATAGGCGTTGTTGGTATAATATCTGCCTTTAATTTTCCTGTGGCTGTTTGGGCTTGGAACACCGCTTTAGCGTGGATTTGCGGTGATGTTTGCGTTTGGAAAGGTTCGGAAAAAGCACCTTTATGTACCGTTGCTTGCCAAAATATAATTACTGAAATTTTAAAAGAAAATAATTTACCAGAAGGAATTTCTTGCATTATCAATGGAGATTACAAAGTAGGAGAGATGATGACTACCGACACAAGAATTCCATTAATTTCTGCTACAGGATCTACCAAAATGGGACGAATTGTTGGCGCAACCGTTGCACAACGTTTTGGAAAATTCTTATTAGAATTAGGCGGAAATAATGCCATTATTATTACGCCTACGGCGGATTTAAAAGTGGTGGTTCCTGGTGCTGTTTTTGGCGCTGTTGGTACTTGCGGACAACGTTGCACATCAACCAGAAGATTAATTATTCACGAATCTGTGTATGATAAAGTAAGAGATGCAATTGTTGGCGCTTACAAACAAATTAAAATAGGGAATCCTTTAGATGAAAACAATCATGTTGGTCCGTTAATAGACAAAGATGCTGTAAATACGTATTTAGCTGCTATAGAAAAAGCAAAAGCCGAAGGTGGTACTATTTTAGTTGAAGGTGGTGTTTTAGAAGGTAAAGGGTACGAAAGCGGTTGCTACGTTAAACCAGCAATTATAGAAGCCGAAAATCATTTTGAAATTGTACAACATGAAACTTTTGCGCCTATTTTATATCTAATGAAATATAGTGGAGAAGTAGAAAATGCAATTGATCAACAAAACGGGGTTGCCCAAGGATTGTCATCTGCAATTATGACCAATGAACTAAAAGAAGCAGAGAAGTTTTTATCGTATTCGGGTTCAGATTGTGGAATTGCAAACGTAAATATTGGTACTTCTGGTGCAGAAATTGGAGGAGCTTTTGGTGGTGAAAAAGAAACGGGTGGAGGTAGAGAATCTGGTTCTGATGCATGGAAAGTATACATGCGTAGACAAACAAATACCGTAAATTATTCTGATGAGTTACCTTTGGCTCAAGGCATAAAATTCGATTTATAA
- a CDS encoding F0F1 ATP synthase subunit B has translation METLLNDFSPGLFVVSLILLIALIALMVKFAWKPILTSLEERESGIEDALAAADNARKEMQNLQADNEKLVKEARAEREAMMKEARDIRDNMIAEAKEDAKEVTTKLIENAQAAIIQEKQAALAELKKNVAELSIGIAESVIKKELSNKKDQLELVEGILKDVTLN, from the coding sequence ATGGAAACCTTATTAAACGATTTTTCACCGGGGTTATTTGTAGTTTCATTAATCCTATTAATAGCGTTAATCGCTTTAATGGTAAAATTTGCTTGGAAACCAATTTTAACTTCTTTGGAAGAAAGAGAATCTGGTATAGAAGATGCTTTAGCAGCTGCAGACAATGCACGTAAAGAAATGCAAAATTTACAAGCCGATAACGAAAAGCTAGTAAAAGAAGCAAGAGCAGAAAGAGAAGCAATGATGAAAGAAGCAAGAGATATTAGAGATAATATGATTGCAGAAGCTAAAGAAGATGCTAAAGAAGTAACTACTAAATTGATTGAAAATGCACAAGCAGCTATCATTCAAGAAAAACAAGCAGCTTTAGCAGAATTAAAAAAGAATGTTGCAGAATTGTCTATAGGTATTGCAGAATCAGTTATTAAAAAAGAATTATCTAATAAGAAAGATCAACTAGAATTAGTTGAAGGAATCTTAAAAGATGTTACTTTAAACTAA
- a CDS encoding ATP-binding protein has protein sequence MINKRLLIKNLLSHNDENSFYDKKQKLSLNSKEGKAKFLKHICALSNSNPENNSYLVIGIEDEENKIIGVDFFDDSKIQNLVNAYLKNPPKIEYENVPFPRLPRHKVIGLVTIYPNNKITSLLKNTWKYRKGNTFYRRGSNSIPSSGNFELRNTNKEIVEAIEKNARNNIELTLDGVFDFINNHKPAYNPQYKVFNEQFVLCWAGEKKIINGEEFFSRVDIELINEQVKLFFSALDDVQISYNNQSFIITEYIYLGLEKQEKLYPLEKTIINFKENGKHVIVKEFLFVPPKLDVGIMLHIYKNNKAIIQKIEKEIPLSDIENEAVLRLPTNYLICFLHGFIDAADQLKKAKTYIRNLEDKTTYIKYKEAMRVIRKVQYN, from the coding sequence ATGATAAACAAACGCTTACTTATTAAAAACTTACTTTCTCATAATGATGAGAATAGTTTTTACGATAAAAAGCAAAAGTTATCTTTAAATTCTAAAGAAGGTAAAGCAAAGTTTTTAAAACATATTTGTGCACTTTCTAACTCCAATCCAGAAAACAACTCTTACTTGGTAATTGGTATCGAGGACGAAGAAAACAAGATTATTGGTGTCGATTTTTTTGATGATAGCAAAATTCAGAATTTGGTAAACGCGTATTTAAAAAACCCACCAAAAATAGAATATGAAAATGTTCCTTTTCCGAGGCTACCGCGTCATAAAGTAATTGGTTTGGTTACTATTTATCCGAATAATAAAATTACATCTCTTTTAAAAAATACTTGGAAATATAGAAAAGGAAACACGTTTTACAGACGAGGAAGTAACTCAATACCTTCATCTGGCAATTTTGAATTACGAAACACCAATAAGGAAATTGTTGAAGCAATAGAAAAAAATGCACGTAACAATATAGAACTAACGTTAGACGGTGTTTTTGATTTCATCAACAATCACAAACCAGCATACAACCCACAATACAAGGTTTTTAATGAGCAATTTGTGTTGTGTTGGGCAGGAGAAAAGAAAATTATAAATGGGGAAGAATTCTTTTCTAGAGTAGATATTGAATTAATTAATGAACAAGTAAAACTATTTTTTTCTGCTTTAGATGATGTACAAATTAGTTATAATAATCAATCTTTTATTATTACTGAATACATTTATTTAGGTTTAGAAAAGCAAGAAAAACTGTATCCTTTAGAGAAAACAATTATCAATTTTAAAGAAAACGGAAAACACGTTATTGTAAAAGAATTTTTATTTGTTCCTCCTAAGTTAGATGTTGGTATTATGCTACACATTTATAAAAACAACAAAGCTATTATACAAAAAATTGAGAAAGAAATTCCGCTTTCTGATATAGAAAACGAAGCTGTTTTACGCTTACCTACAAACTACCTTATTTGCTTTCTTCATGGTTTTATAGATGCTGCAGATCAACTAAAAAAAGCAAAAACTTATATCAGAAACTTAGAAGATAAAACCACTTATATAAAATACAAAGAGGCCATGCGTGTTATTAGAAAAGTACAGTATAATTAG
- the atpE gene encoding ATP synthase F0 subunit C: MYNLIGAGLIVIGAGIGLGQIGGKAMEGIARQPEATGKIQTAMIIIAALLEGLAFGALFLGK; this comes from the coding sequence ATGTACAATTTAATTGGAGCAGGATTAATCGTAATCGGAGCAGGAATTGGTTTAGGTCAAATTGGTGGTAAAGCAATGGAAGGTATTGCTCGTCAACCAGAAGCAACTGGAAAAATTCAAACAGCAATGATTATTATCGCTGCATTATTAGAAGGTTTAGCATTTGGTGCATTATTCTTAGGAAAATAA
- the atpA gene encoding F0F1 ATP synthase subunit alpha, translating into MASIKPAEVSAILKQQLTNFEAKATLNEVGTVLQVGDGIARVYGLSNVQYGELVEFENGLEGIVLNLEEDNAGVVLLGASTSIREGSTVKRTERIASLRAGEGVVGRVLDTLGNPIDGKGPIKGKTYEMPLERRAPGVIFREPVTEPLQTGIKSIDAMIPVGRGQRELIIGDRQTGKSTVAIDTILNQKEFFDAGEPVYCIYVAIGQKASTVAAIANMLEEKGALAYTTIVAANASDPAAMQVYAPFAGAAIGEYFRDSGRPALIIYDDLSKQAVAYREISLLLRRPPGREAYPGDVFYLHSRLLERAAKVINDDKIASEMNDLPDSLKGIVKGGGSLTALPIIETQAGDVSAYIPTNVISITDGQIFLDGDLFNSGVRPAINVGISVSRVGGNAQIKSMKKVSGTLKLDQAQYRELEAFAKFGSDLDAATMSVISKGQRNVEILKQAQNDPYSVEDQVAIIYAGSKNLLKDVPVDQVKKFERDYIDYLNSKHRDTLDVLKSGKLTPETITVLEAAAKEISTHFA; encoded by the coding sequence ATGGCAAGTATTAAACCAGCTGAAGTATCAGCAATTTTAAAACAACAGTTAACAAATTTTGAAGCTAAAGCAACTTTAAATGAAGTAGGAACTGTTTTACAAGTAGGAGATGGAATTGCTCGTGTTTACGGTCTTTCTAATGTTCAATATGGTGAATTAGTAGAATTCGAAAACGGATTAGAAGGTATCGTATTAAACTTAGAAGAAGATAATGCAGGAGTTGTATTATTAGGAGCCTCTACTTCTATTAGAGAAGGTTCTACTGTAAAACGTACAGAACGTATTGCCTCTTTAAGAGCAGGTGAAGGCGTTGTAGGACGTGTTTTAGATACTTTAGGAAATCCTATTGATGGTAAAGGACCTATTAAAGGTAAAACTTACGAAATGCCACTAGAGCGTAGAGCTCCTGGGGTTATCTTTAGAGAACCTGTAACAGAACCTTTACAAACTGGTATTAAATCTATTGATGCAATGATTCCTGTTGGACGTGGACAACGTGAGTTAATCATTGGAGACCGTCAGACTGGTAAATCTACAGTTGCTATTGATACCATCTTAAATCAAAAAGAATTTTTTGATGCTGGTGAACCAGTATATTGTATATACGTAGCTATCGGTCAAAAAGCATCTACTGTTGCAGCAATTGCTAATATGTTAGAAGAAAAAGGAGCTTTAGCCTACACTACAATCGTAGCAGCAAATGCATCAGACCCTGCAGCAATGCAAGTATATGCACCATTTGCAGGAGCTGCAATTGGAGAATACTTTAGAGATTCTGGTAGACCAGCTTTAATTATTTATGATGATTTATCTAAACAAGCTGTTGCATACCGTGAGATTTCTTTATTATTAAGAAGACCTCCAGGACGTGAGGCATATCCTGGTGATGTATTTTACTTACACTCTAGATTATTAGAACGTGCTGCAAAAGTTATTAATGATGACAAAATTGCAAGTGAAATGAACGATTTACCAGATTCTTTAAAAGGAATTGTAAAAGGTGGAGGTTCTTTAACTGCATTGCCAATTATTGAAACACAAGCAGGTGACGTTTCTGCATATATTCCAACAAACGTAATTTCGATTACAGATGGACAAATTTTCTTAGATGGAGATTTATTTAACTCTGGTGTTCGTCCGGCAATTAACGTAGGTATTTCTGTATCTCGTGTTGGTGGTAACGCACAAATTAAATCTATGAAAAAAGTATCTGGTACTTTAAAATTAGATCAAGCTCAATACCGTGAATTAGAAGCGTTTGCAAAGTTTGGTTCTGATTTAGATGCAGCTACAATGAGTGTAATTTCTAAAGGACAACGTAACGTTGAAATTTTAAAACAAGCACAAAATGATCCTTACTCAGTAGAAGATCAAGTAGCAATTATCTATGCAGGTTCTAAAAACTTGTTAAAAGATGTACCAGTAGACCAAGTTAAAAAATTCGAAAGAGATTATATAGATTATTTAAACTCTAAACATAGAGATACTTTAGATGTATTGAAATCTGGTAAATTAACTCCAGAAACAATTACAGTATTAGAAGCAGCAGCTAAAGAAATTTCTACTCATTTCGCATAA
- a CDS encoding DUF1800 domain-containing protein gives MKSAHIQHLYNRIGFGITPKELARLSKKSKKNVVNELFTASNKTTVLKVDISFLKGKTYKDFKDKEQKKELQKISRKKVLELSTAWFQRLNNPSEILREKMTLFWANHFVCESKNILFVESYNNALRKNALGNFRDFTKIVSKEPAMLAYLNNKQNKKKSPNENFARELMELFTLGQDQYTEQDIKESARSFTGYNHNFRGQFTFKEKQHDNKEKTFFGKSGNFNGDDIIDIILQKEQCARFISEKIYTYFVNENINKKHIDEMVAVFYKDYNIEKLMRFVLLSKWFYEDENIGTKIKSPIEFLVGINTVVPYKIEKTRQIILVQRLLGQILMSPPNVSGWKTGRNWIDSNTIVTRLRLPSVLLNNAEIAYSEIGDEETMITNFKKRKLRRKAFIKVSADWNSFEENYKNNSNKELVHQIITSKINKGTEEMLERNQQLSKHDFVVQLMSLPEYQLC, from the coding sequence ATGAAATCAGCACATATACAACACTTATATAATAGAATTGGTTTTGGTATTACACCAAAAGAACTTGCACGTTTATCTAAAAAAAGTAAGAAAAATGTGGTAAACGAGTTATTTACTGCCTCTAATAAAACAACAGTTTTAAAGGTTGATATTTCTTTTCTAAAAGGTAAAACGTATAAAGATTTTAAAGATAAAGAGCAGAAGAAAGAGCTTCAAAAAATTAGTAGAAAAAAAGTTTTAGAATTGTCTACAGCTTGGTTTCAAAGATTAAATAATCCTTCTGAAATTTTACGTGAAAAAATGACCTTGTTTTGGGCAAATCATTTTGTGTGTGAGAGTAAAAACATCTTATTTGTAGAGAGTTACAATAATGCATTGCGTAAAAATGCTTTGGGTAATTTTAGAGATTTTACAAAAATTGTTTCTAAAGAACCAGCAATGTTGGCATATTTAAACAACAAACAAAATAAAAAAAAGAGTCCGAATGAGAATTTTGCTCGCGAATTAATGGAGCTATTTACTTTGGGGCAAGATCAGTATACAGAACAAGATATAAAAGAGTCTGCAAGGTCTTTTACAGGGTATAATCATAATTTTAGGGGGCAATTTACTTTTAAAGAAAAACAGCACGACAATAAAGAAAAAACTTTTTTTGGTAAATCGGGTAATTTTAATGGGGATGATATTATAGACATTATTCTACAAAAGGAACAATGTGCAAGGTTTATTTCAGAAAAAATTTACACTTATTTTGTAAATGAAAATATCAATAAAAAACATATTGATGAAATGGTTGCTGTTTTTTATAAAGATTACAACATCGAAAAATTAATGCGTTTTGTATTGCTTTCTAAATGGTTTTATGAGGATGAAAATATTGGAACAAAAATAAAATCGCCCATAGAATTTTTGGTAGGCATTAATACCGTTGTGCCTTATAAAATAGAGAAAACGAGACAAATTATTCTGGTTCAAAGATTATTAGGTCAAATATTAATGAGTCCGCCAAATGTTTCCGGATGGAAAACAGGTAGAAATTGGATTGATAGCAATACCATTGTTACACGTTTACGTTTGCCCTCTGTACTGCTAAATAATGCTGAAATTGCCTATTCTGAAATTGGTGATGAAGAAACTATGATTACCAATTTTAAGAAAAGAAAACTTCGTAGAAAGGCTTTTATAAAAGTAAGTGCAGATTGGAATTCTTTTGAAGAAAACTATAAAAACAATTCTAATAAAGAGTTGGTGCATCAAATAATTACTTCAAAAATAAATAAAGGAACAGAAGAAATGTTAGAAAGAAATCAGCAACTTTCTAAACACGATTTTGTTGTACAATTAATGAGTTTGCCAGAATATCAACTTTGCTAA